From the genome of Eucalyptus grandis isolate ANBG69807.140 chromosome 2, ASM1654582v1, whole genome shotgun sequence, one region includes:
- the LOC120290618 gene encoding universal stress protein A-like protein → MSSFGTHSVHFPSSSSMQTPFDLPTDIVAIMERYNNEMADCFMAKAKKICHDFGRGGDERENGDARDVIYRRAQKLAPDVLVMGSHGYSLIKRLVIGEMWQGVSYHCAQNVKCPVLVVKRPTSSRNN, encoded by the exons atgtcaagttttggcactcatAGTGTACATTTCCCCTCGTCCTCCTCTATGCAAACCCCTTTTGATCTACCTACAG ACATAGTGGCCATCATGGAGAGGTACAACAATGAAATGGCCGACTGTTTTATGGCTAAGGCTAAGAAGATCTGTCATGATTTTG GTCGAGGTGGAGACGAGAGGGAGAATGGGGATGCAAGAGATGTGATCTACCGCAGGGCGCAGAAGTTGGCACCTGATGTTCTGGTGATGGGAAGCCATGGTTACAGCCTTATCAAGAG ACTAGTGATTGGTGAAATGTGGCAAGGCGTGAGCTATCATTGTGCTCAAAATGTCAAGTGCCCTGTGTTGGTAGTGAAGAGACCAACATCTAGCAGGAATAACTAA